GTCGATCGAGTCACGTGTCATAGCCATACCACTACGAGAGCAGCGGCTCGCGCGCGTGCTTACCGCGAGAGCGCGCGCGACACAGCGCCAGCAGCAGCGCGGCGCCGAGCGCGGCCAGCGCGCCCCCCGCCGCGCCACCCCGCGCGCCGCTCCACGCGCCCCACCACGCGCCCTCTGCCGGGAGCGGAACTcacatataaactataatacaaCAGACATTTTCTTGACTCCCTTCGTTGGGAACACTACACCCCGCACACCTCCAGCGTTTCCACCGGCGGGAACGAAGTCCCCGATTATTGACGTTACGAAAACGATCGTGACGTCGATTAAATAATGCTATGAGCAGAAGCGCTCCCCACCCACCGACTACGTCCTAAGCCGAGGTGCAATCTCATACGAGTCAACCTCAGGATGAAGGGGCCCAAATTCAAGgctgagtctagtactcgcTTCCAAGCCCGGTGACGCTGGAGAAGCCAGTGGGGCCAATAGCGAATACAAAAtagacacaaaaataaaacattttcttgtTATAGTTACTGAAAGATCAGCCAAGTCACTATGTAATATAGTACTCTCCGAGACAGTGCGTTTTAAATACAGAAACctatacaatataaacatatgaaatataatcaaaCAGCCAATATGTATTGCcaacataattaaaacaaaatcaaaaacagataaaaaaaataacaaaaatctttaaaacagaaaaaaatacaaacctaCTTACCGTCAATGGCGGTAGCCGTGGCCGTGACGTGTGTTACGTTGCTCGACGCGACGGCTGCGACCGACGCGACGGCAGCGACGCGTGCGTCACCAGCGACGCGTGTGGCGGACGCAGCGGGTTCGCTCCAGAAACGCACGACGCGTGGCGGGTTCAGCTCCGCAACGTACACGGCACTGCCGTCCGGCGTCACTGCGATGTCGTGCGGATTGCTGAACCTATAAAACACAGTATATGAGATTATTATGTATCTATTTTTGAATAGAAGGTTTCGAAATTGTTGTTgaagatttcctcacgatactaattgtaatcataaattaattacattaaattttagtgGCAGATTTTTTTCACCATTGGTAACGGTAACGGCATATGTACATGCGATATTTATTACGTAGGAtagaaaattatacaataccCATCGTCCGGTGCGAAGGTTTGTATGAGTTTCCCCGATGTATAATCTATGGCGTAGCCCCGCACCGGCACGCCGCCTCCCAGCGCCGGACCGTTCACGATGTACAAACGACCGCCTGTCACAATAAAAGTAATACATGTCATTAATTTTACACCTGTGTCTGTTATCTATATTCGTttcatcgacgttcaaaacacaattttttcgcaaatccatagtgagtatcatagattaatcaaggtctcaaccaatgatatcgcgtcaattcgatgtcaaatgttgtttatttggcttttttttaatagaatataggAATATATATCCTACGTGACATAATCTGTTACTAACCGCCACACCAAATGTCATCAAACCAAgaatttagtatttgttgtatgttgtatttaatatttgttgatttctaatCAGGATATATAAGgattaaattgtgttttattgaaatactctgtaataaaaatcGTTGAAAAGAGCAACACTTGAGATGTCAGTTCTACAGTATATAcgaatatgtatgtaaactaAACCAGCGGTAGCCTTGCACCTAATTTAACACTGGAACATGTATATTCaaaaggaatattttgattttgatacagaAAAATTTGATGACTAATCGGACACAGATGTAGCGTCTAGGGGGTTGACAGTCCGGTATACCGATGGAAAAGCGTGTACCGTGCACGGGCGCGTAGGCGAGACTGAAGAGCCTGGGTCCCACGAGCCAGTGCCTGAAGGCGACGGAGAAGGCGCCGGAGTCTGCCCGGAAGCACGCTAGCCGCCCGTGCTCGCGGTCCGCCGCGCACAGCTCGCCGCGGTCCTCCGCCAGCGCCAGCGCGTGCGGCACCTTCAGCACGAACGGGCCGTCGCCGAACCCTGATGAATACATAtcaaagcttaaaaaaaaattagttaaattaacttCTTGCGATTTTTAAATACtgcaatataatatgatattatattaatgaaaggCAATTTAATGTTCAACATTAAAGGACAGAAATAACCCTTATAGTTGgttatatttaacattgaaatagttgaaatatgtaatatacaattttctAAACCAAAATGAATAATCAGACGAAAAAGAGAGAGAGATGTCCTGTAATACCGGGTTGGAACTGTGTTACTTTCACTATATACGgacaaacaatgaaataaataaacaacatttaagattaattaaatgacaaaaaataaaattgttctttaaataagattaaatatatatttataaccatGTAACATAGAAAGATAAAGTCCTCTCTATAAAGGGGCGGGTTGCTTGGGGCATAGCACtttttccttattattaataagctgCCTAAAAGAACTTCATtccaaacaatattattatatgataacaagcatgtaaataaaatgaaaagacATAATGTTCACTACATTCACTCACGTTTCCCCCACTGCAGTATCTTAGTACCGTCAGCTGCAAACTTAACAATGCGTGTGTTACAGTATCCATCCGCTACAAAGAAATCACCAGATGAGTGAACAGCCACTGCACTTGGCTTGCAGAAGTGTTCATCATCATCTCCTGGTATAAATCTGTAACAAGATAAAAATTTGCATTTAGAATGTTAAGGTGTTCTTACATGGCTGATTAAAGACTGTTTGTGgtttgcttatttttaataaaataacccttttgaataattatattaaatgtgttatTAACCTTTATCTTGAATGATTGAATGGTAATAACGTATGTTATttacaatactatattatataataattttttgtatacCATACTGTTGCAATGTCagtaaacatataaaacttaCTTTTCCCCGAGCACCATAGCCGGTTTAATTCGATTGTCAGGTGTGAACTTAAAGACCTGATGTAGAGCTACATCTGTCACCCAAACATTGCCTTTATTGTCCACTGTGATGCCATGAGGAATGTAGaaactataacaaataaatacaatattagtttacattaaaacaataacattgtaAACAATCATTAACCTTGTATTGTTATCAgttattaattacattgtgtaaataGCAATGGGTTCTTACCCTTTTTCAATGTTTAACTAGTTTTATAtggctaaattatttttttatctttattgttaataaattaacttcaatattgtttgttttaattataaattaagatccATCTGTCACAGCTATTACTCATAAaagataattaagaaataagaaagaagctttaataaaaatttagttttaagatGTTTagcacaaatataaaatattgactattTTGAGATAACAAACAagttttcaattttctttttataaaaagatttgAATTGtgtatcattgtttttatttcattaatttatatattataataccttatgtttaaattgtatgttGTATGTTTTTAGTCGGTTACTtatgttattagtatttataattaatttcatcaattaaatcattattcTAAGACCTTATTTGAATTGTCtttgaatatgtattataaatttaagtatcCTTTAAGACACTCACAGGTTTTGTCCCCAGGAGTCAAGTAAATCTCCTGTTTCATTAAATACAAGTATTGTTGGCTCAGCTATTGGAGGATCACCAATGCCCTGGTACACATTTCTGTCTGTGAAAGTGTTGAGATCCCATGAATTGGTTGCCCGGTGGAAGACAAGGAGTAGCCCTGACGTGTCCAATGCTACTCCAGATACCTGACCCATTTTTACTGCTGAATCTGGCCAATTGGGAACCCATTGCGGAGCTGAAAAATTAcgacagatttttttaaatgaaaaaagccAAAATATTAAGAgtgataataattttcatacaaacCGTGTTCTAACTTTTCCAGCGCGGTTTTTGTTCTAGCATACTGGCTATCGAAGTAGCCCCCTGCGTAATCTTCTTCCggaaactgataaaaaaatactatattttaaaaaagttgcaCATATTGGTCTCACATATTCAGCTATAtaatgtaaacacttctatcTTACCCTTCTTGCAAAAATACAagtcaaatataacaatatcacGACAAACATttcgaacatatttttaatgaaactgaTATTGCACATTTTTAAAGTCTACAATAGTATActatttacgtttataatttacacaaaaaatgtGATGAAGATCAGTCgtagtattacaaaataatattgataggaATGTTATCACTTGACACTTATCATTACTTAGTTTTATAAACAATCGGTTTCATTGAGGATTCATCTCACTCAACATTTTGTCAATTAATTACTTTGCCGCAGTGTTGCCAGTCGTCTAGATTTCTTAAATTGGAGGTTGTGCTATGAGACACGAGTACGTAAAAAGTCAAATTCTCATAGaaggattttaaaaaatagtacattTTTGAATCTGTTTAATTCTGTCCGTCTGATTTTAAGTTAAGGCTTTAACCTATTTTCTCTATATATCGAGTTTTACTATTAAGGTTGTTCTCAATCAGGAAgagataaataaacacaatttctATTTCCAATGCCTTCGTTTGATACGTTGTTTGCTAAAAGTTTAAGGTTCACAATTTCATTATCTATTTCGGTTCTTCAATATTTACTGAGTTGTAGAACC
The nucleotide sequence above comes from Vanessa tameamea isolate UH-Manoa-2023 chromosome 2, ilVanTame1 primary haplotype, whole genome shotgun sequence. Encoded proteins:
- the LOC113402140 gene encoding peptidyl-alpha-hydroxyglycine alpha-amidating lyase 1-like: MCNISFIKNMFEMFVVILLYLTCIFARRFPEEDYAGGYFDSQYARTKTALEKLEHAPQWVPNWPDSAVKMGQVSGVALDTSGLLLVFHRATNSWDLNTFTDRNVYQGIGDPPIAEPTILVFNETGDLLDSWGQNLFYIPHGITVDNKGNVWVTDVALHQVFKFTPDNRIKPAMVLGEKFIPGDDDEHFCKPSAVAVHSSGDFFVADGYCNTRIVKFAADGTKILQWGKRFGDGPFVLKVPHALALAEDRGELCAADREHGRLACFRADSGAFSVAFRHWLVGPRLFSLAYAPVHGGRLYIVNGPALGGGVPVRGYAIDYTSGKLIQTFAPDDGFSNPHDIAVTPDGSAVYVAELNPPRVVRFWSEPAASATRVAGDARVAAVASVAAVASSNVTHVTATATAIDEGAWWGAWSGARGGAAGGALAALGAALLLALCRARSRGKHAREPLLS